The genomic stretch TCGAACTTGGAGTCCTTCTTGCGCTTCTTGAACAGGAGCGCGGTGCGGCCCAGCAGCTGCGCGAGCTCCGCCTGGGCGCCCTCGGCGATGCGCGCCGCGGCTTCCTGGCGCGTCTCCGGGCCCTCGTTGATTTTCACCTTGATGAGCTCGTGGTCCTGCAGCGCCTGCTCGATGGCGGCGATGACACCCTCGGTGACGCCGGCCTGACCGACGATGACCACCGGCTCCAGGTGGTGTCCTAGCGCGCGCAGATGGCGGCGTTGCTTCCCAGTGAGCGGCACGTTCCTTCTCTCCTTCGTGGTTTCGGGTGGAGCCTCCTGGGCCCCACCGTCGGGGGGCGCACCCTACTTCTTCTGCGACGCCATGCGGATCTCTCGCTGCGCGTCGATGTGGTCCGGCTGAAGCTCCACGGTGCGCTTGAAGTGCTTGAGCGAGCCCTGGGTGTCGCCACTCAGCTTGGCGATGACGCCCAGGAAGTAGTGCGCGGGGGCGCAGCGCTCGTTGCGTTTGATGGCGTTCAGGATTTCCCGGAAGGCTTCGGGCTGGGCGGCCTTCTTGTCCGCCGCCGTGAAGAAGCGCGCGTAGCCACGCCACGCGTAGAACTCCGCTTCCTCCGGGTTCAGCTTGATGGCCTCGTCCAGCATCTTCACGGCGTCCGGGAACTTGCGCGCCTTCACCAGGATGCAGGACTTCTGGAACAGCTCCTCCGCCATGAGGATGCCGTTGATGTCCACCCCGTCTCCGCTGCCGCCGCTCTTGAGTTCCTCGATGTAGCTGGCGCGGCTGTTGTCGTCGGAGAGGGTGCGGTAGGCGTCGCCGATATACGCGAAGACCTCCGCCTTCAGTTTCTCCAGCTCCGGCGGCGCCCCCTGCGGGAGCGTGTCCGGGTGGTAGAGCTTGGCCAGGCGGAAGTACGCGATCTTCACCGCGCTGGCGTTCGTCTGCTCCGTCAGCCCGAGCCGCTGGAAGTGGTTCTGCTGCTTCATCGCCATCGTGAGCTGGCGCAGGGCGGGAATCTCTTCAGCACCCGGTGCATTCGCGGGCGTCGCCGCGGCGGCGGGAGCGGCTGGACGCTGCGCGCCCTGTGCGGACAGGGACGGCGGCGGACGGGGCTGGGCGCCGGGCCCGGCGACCGGGGGACGCGCGGCGGTGGCGCCGGGGCCGGCGGCTGGGGCCGTGCCCACCGGGCGTGGGGCGGTGGCACCGGGGCCGGCGATGGGCGGGCGCGCGGCGGTGGCACCGGGGCCGGCGACGGGTGGGGGCGCGGCGGTGGCACCGGGGCCGGCGGTTGGGACCGTGCCCGCGGGGCGCGGGGCACCTGGACCTGCCGCGGGCGTTGCTCCTGCCACGGGGCGTTGGGGCACGGCGCCGGTGGCGTGCGCCACCCCGGCGGGCTGCGGACCTCCCGCGACGTTCGGAGCGGCTCCAGCGGGACGCTGTTGCGCGGAGGCATTCGCGTGTGCGGCCCCCGGGGGCTGCGGACCTCCCGCGACATTCGGTCCGGCTCCGACGGGACGCTGCGCACCTGCGGCGTGCGGGGCCCCCGTGGCCTGTGGGCCCACATCCTGCGCCGTCCTGGCCAGTCCGGCGAACGACACCGAGTCCAGCTCCTTGAGCAGGAACGCGAGCCGCAGCAGGTGGTCCGAGTCCTGCGCGAAGTCCGCCAGCAACTGCGCGACCGAGCGCACGCCGTCGATGACCGTGAGCGCGCGGACCTCATGCGGCGTGAGGCGCAGCTCGCTCGCGGCCACGACGCCACCCGACTTCATGATGGGAAGCTGGAGCACCGGGGCCAGCCGGCGCTTGAGGTCCGCGGAGGAAATCCGGCGCACCGTGTCGCTCAGCACGGCCCAGCGGTGGCCCAGCGGCATCGCCTTGTGCGAGGGCAGGTCCTTCAGCTCGAAGGTGAACGTCCCGGTCTCAGCCCGCAGGCCCCTGGAGAGAATGCCGCCCGCGCGCTGCGCCAGGATGGCGAAGGCGGTGGCCGGTTGGAGCAGCCCCAGACCGAAGAGCGCCGTGAGCAGGTCTCCGCCAAAGCGCTCCAGCGCGAGCTCGGCCTGCTGAAGCTGCTCGGGCGTGAGCAGCCGCGCCGCGACCAGTGACGGCCCGAGCGCTTCTTCGGGATGGGACGAGTCGACGAACTCCGGGTTGCCCTTGCGGAAGTGAATCTGGACGACGCGGTCCGCCAGCGTCAGTGACAGCAGCCCCGTCTGCTCCCGCCCGGCGATGCGGCCATAGAGGCGGATGGGGGAGAGCTGCTCGAACTGGCCGAGGGCCGGAATCTCCGGTGCTGCGTCATCGCCCTC from Myxococcus xanthus encodes the following:
- the yhbY gene encoding ribosome assembly RNA-binding protein YhbY, with the translated sequence MPLTGKQRRHLRALGHHLEPVVIVGQAGVTEGVIAAIEQALQDHELIKVKINEGPETRQEAAARIAEGAQAELAQLLGRTALLFKKRKKDSKFEKF
- a CDS encoding DnaJ domain-containing protein; the protein is MAEGEVRQYWVRNDRGTMWGPLTLPTIELLIESGSIQGRLQMSEDGLNFAFPWRFPEAREVVPRELWGPGAPPVSASEQAAPGAPVGVAPRAPVMAGPGVRSAAGPGVVPSAGPGAPIAGPGVRPAAGPGAAPIAGPGVRPAAGPGAAPMAGPGARATVDPARRPVAPTQQARPPGAVPPPPVAGAARPPSAPPASPAPASAPVAVPAVEGDDAAPEIPALGQFEQLSPIRLYGRIAGREQTGLLSLTLADRVVQIHFRKGNPEFVDSSHPEEALGPSLVAARLLTPEQLQQAELALERFGGDLLTALFGLGLLQPATAFAILAQRAGGILSRGLRAETGTFTFELKDLPSHKAMPLGHRWAVLSDTVRRISSADLKRRLAPVLQLPIMKSGGVVAASELRLTPHEVRALTVIDGVRSVAQLLADFAQDSDHLLRLAFLLKELDSVSFAGLARTAQDVGPQATGAPHAAGAQRPVGAGPNVAGGPQPPGAAHANASAQQRPAGAAPNVAGGPQPAGVAHATGAVPQRPVAGATPAAGPGAPRPAGTVPTAGPGATAAPPPVAGPGATAARPPIAGPGATAPRPVGTAPAAGPGATAARPPVAGPGAQPRPPPSLSAQGAQRPAAPAAAATPANAPGAEEIPALRQLTMAMKQQNHFQRLGLTEQTNASAVKIAYFRLAKLYHPDTLPQGAPPELEKLKAEVFAYIGDAYRTLSDDNSRASYIEELKSGGSGDGVDINGILMAEELFQKSCILVKARKFPDAVKMLDEAIKLNPEEAEFYAWRGYARFFTAADKKAAQPEAFREILNAIKRNERCAPAHYFLGVIAKLSGDTQGSLKHFKRTVELQPDHIDAQREIRMASQKK